A window of Prevotella fusca JCM 17724 genomic DNA:
GCCGTCATAGTAGAGCCATTCCTTGTACTGTGCGGCAAGGCGGCGGATGAAACCGAACTGGGACTCGCCGTACTGGCAGAGATAGTCAGGCGTGCCGCCGTAGGCTGCATTGACCCGTGACTCAACATTCGCATCGTCACAGAGCCGGCTGACGATTTCTCCGATCTTCTTCCCTGTCCATGAGAAGTTGCCGGGGGCGGTCTCCAGGCGGTAGGTGGCGGAGTAGCCGGACACGATGAGATGCCCGAACTCGCTGTCCTCACGGTGCATGTGGACGTTCGTCACCACGCCCAGGAAGGAGGTGCTGCCGTCGGTGCGGACGGTCAGGGGCTCGCCGAGCCAGTCGGAGCTGCCGCCCATGTCATGTGAGAAGCGGCTGCTGCCGGTCTCGAGGTCGAGGACCAGCTCGAAGTAATGATGGTCGCCTATGCGCTGTTCCAGGCGGAAGGACTTGAAGGTGGGGATTGCAGTGTCACCGATGGTCACGGTGAAGCGTATGTCGGGAAATGCCATGTCGTATCGTTTTTACTGTGGGAATGTCTGTCGGGAAAGGGATGGTCATAAGGAAAGGGATGTAGGCATAAGGCAGGAGGGCATGCCGGGAGACCTGCTCCCTGACATGCCCTCCCCGCCGTCCGTAGGCTTATGTGCGTGGCCAGCGGTTGTCAAGCTCCGCATTGCCCACCGTGATGGTCTCCGCAGAGAAGGTCATCGCGATGGTCATGGGAGTCTCGTTCTCAACGTTCAGCGTCTCCTTGTAGTGGACGATGTACGCATTCTTGAAGCAGATCTCCTTCATCTTCGCGTCCTCCTCGGTCTTCTTGTAGACGATCTTGCCCTCGACGGCCTTGAACTGGCTGTTGAGCATGGCCTCGATGGCCGTCGTGTCGTCCGTTGACTCTACCGTCACGCTTACGCGGCCGCCCGAGATGCTTGATGAAGGCTTGCCCTTGCTGTCAGTGTTGCGGCTGAACTCGTAGTTGGAATAGAGTACGTCGTACTCCTTGCCACCCAATTCCAATGTTGCTCTGAATGAACCCATGATTGAAAAAATTTTAAGTTGTTAATAAATAATGATCAGAGAGGCAACTCTGCATCATCCTGCAAGGGACAAAAAAGAGAAAACCTCAAACAACTTCCTGAAGTCTCCTCTGTGCGGCTGTGAACAGTCTTGCTCTGAATGAAGAGGAAGAATTGCAATCTGTTGTATAATAGAATATTGTTTCCTACAATATATACGCAAATATATACTGCAAATATAGAAAGATACCCCCGTACATGCAAGTATCTCGCCCGTATTTTATCCACCTTTAACATTCCTTGTCAGGTTTTTACGGTTGCTGCCCGATAAGACCAAAACAAGCATACGCTACAAAGCGGAATCACTTTCAGTCCAGCCCAGTTCATCAGGACATGAATGGTTTGGGCTTGAACTGACAGCCGACAGGTATCTGACAAACACTTGTTCTCAACTACAACTGTCTGACAACACCACACCTGGCAGGCAGCAATACTGGTTCATCCGTTAAATGCGTGGATGCTTTTCGTATAGCTTTAACGGAAGAAGCGAAGTTGTGCGTTAAACAAAGCAGACAGCCAAGACCGTCTTGGCTGCCTGCTTTATTATCATCCTCCGATGCAGAAAACCTTTTCATGTCAATACTTTGAAAAGGCAGACAACGTCTTGAAAAATCATGACATAATTTCGGATAAAATACCTACAGATAAAGGCAAGAACACGTGTAAAAAGCAAGTTTGCAACCGGCAGTAAATCAGTTAGTTATAAAGCTGTGCAAGAAAAGGTGCTTAATTGGACTTCAAAAGGGCGTCAGTTAGACCTCAAAAGGGCATCTATTGCAAGCCAATTGGGCGTCTTTTCAAAGCCAAGAGACCATGTATTGGTTTTGAGTAGCATGAAAATAGTTTACAAACGTTGAGTGATATGGGAAAAAGTTGTTTGTAGGAGACGGAAAGACATGGTATCTGTTTGCCTTTTCTGCATTTTTATCTTGCGCTCTATCCCTTTTTGTGAGACCGTCCGATCTTGGACAGTCATACCATACAGGTGTATAAGCCTTTGTTCTGTTTCCAATCTACGCATTTAACGCATATCGGTCATTAGAGCCTAAACAGATTGTGTTTGATCGGAGTCCAATTAAGCATCTGCTTCTTTACAAGGATGTAACACGCTGACTGATTAGAACTTGCAAACAAGAGAAACTTCCTTTTTTTTCCCGCTGTTTTCAAGCAGGATTTCAATGAATTATGTAATAAAAAATCAAAAATTAGAAGACCTCAATTCTGCAACCAAATACGTAATTTGTTATTAACACGTTTTATAAGTCTCTGAGGAAACGAGTCCTCGGAGTTTTGCCCTCCGCAGAATTTTCACTAAGTTCATGGTGAAGATAATTCAAGAACAAGATGCTATCAGTACAGAACAGAAGGATAAAAGAGCATACACAGCATGATCTGAAACCATAAAAGTAACATGAGACAATGCCGTAAAATAAGGAAAACAATCTTGCCCTTCTATAAAATAATGATTATCTTTGAACCACAATTATCACACAGGATTCATTATGGACACTCTGTCAAAACAACAACGTCATAACAACATGGCATCCATCAAGGGCAAGAATACCAAGCCCGAAATGATTGTCAGACGATACTTGTGGCACTCTGGTTTTCGGTATAGGGTGAATAACCCACGCCTGCCGGGACACCCCGACATCGTCTTACGTAAGTACAGAACCTGTATCTTCGTAAACGGTTGCTTCTGGCATGGGCATGAAGGATGCAGACATTATGTTGTCCCCAAGACCAATACCGACTTCTGGGTGAGGAAGATTATGCGCAACAAGGAACGGGACAAGGAAACCCAACAGCAGCTTGCACGGATGGGCTGGCATTGCATCACGGTATGGGAGTGCGAACTGAAGAAAGACAGGCGTGAACAGACCTTGGCATCACTGGCTTTTACGCTCAACCATATCTATCTGAAAGACCGCTCCATACTTTATCAAGTTCCCGAAGAGGAAACAGGAATGTGTATTGCCGCTGAACCAGAGGGAGAGTATTAGCAGACAAAAAGATGAGTTGACAAGTAGACGAGATAAGTGAGAAAGACAGAGTAACAAGAAGACAGAAAAGTTAGTTGACAGGTGACAAGCTGACAGGCAAACAAGATAATGGAGAAAGGTCAAGTGACAGACTGAAAGACAAAACAATAGATTATTATTTTACTCTTTGGTTAGCCTTTCTTATTGAGCATAAACTATCCTTCCCTACTGAGCACAAACCACCCTACCCCGTCTGTCCGTTCTGATAATTACAGCAGGGGATACACGGCAGCCAGACGCACGATAAACACTGTAAACAGTATTTGCCCGCAAAGGAAGCCTACGAAGAGACAACGTGTCACCATGCTGTACGACACTGCAGCAAGAGGGAAGATTGTTTATTTCAAGTGCGGATGGGTTATAGCTATCATACCAGAAAGCATGTACATTCCTATTATAACCAACACTGAAACAGTCTGTACCATCATCACTGGAAAATGACAAATCACCGCCACAGACACAACCCTGCCTAACAAAGAAGGTCTGCTTGTCCATGTCAAAACCAAGACCAACTCCGTCCGAACAGCCCTGCATAAAAACCAAGATAAACTCTATCATCAGTGTTGATACAAACACGATGACTATCAATAATATCTTCCTTGTATTCCATACTCTCTGCTTCATCTTTACAGTTCCTGTTACAAGCAAAAAAGCCAATGCAAACAGCGAACTGTTCGTATTGACTTGTAGTTTGGAATATCAATATTCAGTTTTATCAGTCTTTGCAGTCCATTGTTCAAAAACCTTAATCGCCTCATTACGCAAAAGGATTTCTGATGGTTTTCTGCGATATTGCGGTTTTACCTCAATCTCCTGATAGATGAAATCATCATCGAACCCAATTTCAGCAGCATCCTTGCGGTCGTTGGCATAGTAAATCTTGTCGAGGTGTGCCCAATAGATTGCACCGAAACACATCGGACAAGGCTCACAGGAGGTATAGATTTCACAACCTGTGAGGTCAAAGGTGTTCAGCTTCTGACATGCCTTACGGATAGTAGAGACCTCGGCATGAGCTGTCGGATCATTGTAAATCGTCACTCCATTGCTTCCCTCAGCAATGATTTCGCCGTTACGGGCAATAACAGCTCCAAACGGACCGCCGCCATTGCGTACACTTTCGGCAGAGAGTTCAATTGCTCTCCGCATCAATTCTTCTTTTGTCATTTCGTATGGTACTTTATTAGTTATTTATAACTTATTCACGTATCTGCTTATAAATGCGGTCGAAGGCTTTGCGTAATTCCGACTCATTATCTATCGTCTTACGGATTGCTTCAAGATTTCGGGCATTCGGAGAGCCCGGTATCCAGAGTTTCAGATAGCCTGCCCGTCCATATTTCTCCTTCATATGGTCACGGAACCGCTCCCACATCTGTTCATCATTCTTCTCGGGATAGTTCTCAATACCAAAGAGAATGGCACGTGAGAACACCACCTCAGGCTCAAGGTCACGGTCAGCCTCAGCTACTATCTTTCCATATATGCTGCGTGGTGTGCGTGAACTGCTGGCTCGATGATCCTCAACGGCTTCCTTCATTATCTTTATCTGTTCGGCAGAGAACCATTTTCTCAGTCGTGCATCAGCAATGAGAATCTTTCCGCTGGTTATATGATGGATGGCACGTGGTCCTGCCATGCCAAGGTCGTGATAGGCGGCAATGACATACACCATATTCACATCAGCACCCGTCACAGCTGCCAAAGCAAGCGAACTTCTTATGACACGCTGGACATGTCCGAGTCCGTGACTCTTACCAAAAGCGTTATAGCGTGGGAGAATCTGTTGCTCCACAAAGGTCATTATTTCAAGGTTGGGTTGTTGCATTGTTGGGTGATGGGTGTTGGGTGATGGGTGGTGGGTGTTGATGATTTGTTATAAGTAATGGGTGTTGATACGAACTATAATATTGTTGCTAACTGATGATAGACTGGTGTTGATACGAACTATAATGTTATTGCTAACTGATGATAGACTATAAAAATGAACTCGCCCTCAGTAGTAATCACTCCCCTCTCTCTTTGGAGAGGGGTTGGGGGGGCAAGGATATTCTTTTATGAGCTAACTATTGCAATCGTGGTTGCTATGCCATAGAGCAGCATATTGCGGGCTGTATGTGCCAGGATGAGATTCAGCTCCTTACCTTTCTTTATCTTCTTCATCAACATTGCCGTCTTGTAATGAAGGATTCCATAAGGTGCAAAGATGAAACACAAGAATATCACGAAGAGAGTATCTTGCTTTTCTCCTAAAAAAAGGATGCACGCCATCTGAAGATAAGACATAAGACCTAAGGCTGTATATAGTTTTTCAGCTTCTTCCTCGCCTATTCGTACAATGAGCGTAATCTTTCCATCACGTTTATCATTGTCCCTGTCACGATAGTTATTGACGACAAGCAGTGTATCAATCACCAAGCCACAGATGACACCTGACATAATAACCTTCAGACATAACGCCTGCGAATGGTCGGGAAGAATAACGTATGTGGTGAAAACAACTGGTACAATGCCAAAGAACACAAGTACCAGGAGGTCGCCCAATCCAAGGTAAGAGAAGTATGTTGTGTAGAGAAAAGCAAAAACAACACAGACTACTCCTACAAGTATCATCTTCCAACCACCAAAGAAAATGAGTGGCAAACCAACAAGACAAGCCAACAACGAGGTGAATACGAGTCCAATACGCATGGCAGGAAGTGTTATCCAACCTTCTGAACAAGCCCGCTTCGGACCTAACCGGGTGGTATGGTCATCGTTCCCCTTCACGCAATCGAAGTAATCATTGATGAAGTTGGAATCAATCTGCATCAGAAAAGCAAACAGGAAACAAAGAATGGCAGGGACAATCCGGAAGTTCTCCCCGCCACTTATCTTCCAAGCCCACGCAGCACCTATCATCACGGGTACCATTGCACCAGTGAGCGTCTTCGGACGCGCAGCAAGTATCCATGCGGCAAGACTGTTAGTCTTTATGTTATCGTTCTCAGAAATCAACTTTATTATTTAATGTATAAGTGATTAGTTAAAGAAGTTCCAGCTGATACCAAACCTTAATATACGCTGGTTCAACGGATAGTGAGGCGTGAAGAAATACTTGCCTCCGTCATCATAGTTCACATGCGTGAACATTATAAAGAAACGAGTGTGCTGGAGACGGAAGTTGGCATAAGCATCAAGAAGTGGGTAGTTGCCAATCTTTGTACGGCTTGCTTCAGTCTCCTGTATACCAAAAGCACCGATACCCGGTATATACTCTGGCGCATAATAACTCGTGAAGTAACGACCGTCAACACCAAGGTCAACATCAAGCACACGTGCTATCTTGAACCGAACAAACAGGTTGCTATAGGCATTGAAGGTAGGCACTGGGAGTATGTCCTCCTTGCTTGACTTCTGCAAGGTCAGCACATTCTGCCAGTTAAGAATACCCAGACGGAAGTCCTGCTGGAGCTGTAATGTAAGCAAGTTGACAGGACTACCAGTCTGACGGACATTCAAGTCATTATGCTGTACAAGGTAGTTATCACCGCTTTTCACACGGTCGTTCTGTATTCCGAAGTAAGTGTAGTTCTTGATAACATCATAGCCCACACGCATTCGGGTGCGAGTCTTCTTCAAAGAGAACTCACCAAGGATGCGGGAATGTATCTGCTGGTCAAGGTTGTTGTCCCACCAGTAATGCTTTCCATAGAACTGGGTCATATAGAACGATACAGCAGAACGATGCAGGAACGCCGTAGCTGCTAACTGAACCGTGTCACCCAAGAGCGGAAAACCAAGGTCAGCATGACCATCAAGATGGAACTGTCCAGCCCTGTTGCCTGCTAACCACGCCTCAGCACTGATGTCATAATGGAACGCCTTTCCTTGTGTCTTCAACAGCTGTCCACCCACAGAGACATCGTGCTGGTTCCACGTCTGATCCCCATTATACAAGGCTACAGTAGAACCACCTGGCGTTATCATTGACGGAAGTGCATAATGACGCAGTTCATAAGAGACAAACGCCTTAAGTCCGGCTTTTGCCCACTTGTTAAATCCTTCCAGCAAGGCAACTGCAAAGGTATTCTTCAATGACCAGTGCTTAGTTCGGTCAAAGATAGAATCGTTGGCTGCAGTACCATAATTAAAGTAATTCTGTGCGTAGAAATCCGTCGGTGTATTGTAAGCCTGATAAGTACGACGATAATTGTCAAAACGTACAGTATGGATGAAACTCGTTACTGGAACATACTCATCCTTCATCCATTTCTGTGTAGAATCCTTTGCCAGTGCGTCCTGCTTCTTGAGATTAGCCATCTGTACAGAATCCTCAAGATTAACAGTCATACGGTCACTTGCCTTGACACTGTCCGCAACAGCCTTGACCTGAGACACATCACCAGCAATGGCAGCATCATCAGGACGACCAGCCGAACGCTTTTCTTTATCGTATGCTTCTTCGTCAAACTGCTCACCATTCGCCTTTGCACGGCGGCGGGCTTTCTCCTTTGCCTGCTGCGCTTCCTGTGCTTTCTGGGATTTAAGTGCAAACTGCTTTGCCTTGATTTCCTCTTCTGTCATTGGCACTTTACGGAAGAAGCCGAGGCTGTAACGATGATTGAAGAAGACATGCTGATTGTCATTTCTGTTCCAGTTCTGCTTCAAGATGGTCGGAATTTCGTCCTCACTGTAATTATCACGGAACGACTCGGGATGCGTGATATAGGCATCATTGGCAATACCTCCATTCTCTGCCACCTTCTGATGATTCAGAGAAATGAGCAAATGTGCCTGGTAACGCTCCCCCAAATAACTTCCCCACATAGAATAATTGAAGAGGGAAGTACTCTGGTTACTGTAATATCCACGTCCGTACAGATAATCAAACTTAAAGCCGAAGCCCCACTTCTTACCTGCATTCACTGCAAAGAGTGCCTTGAAACGGTCTTCGCCGTTGTTCCTGTTACCAGCAGTATTATAGGAAAGAATGGTAATTGGAGAAAGTGTTGAAGTAAACTGGAAGTCGCCCGGCTGTACGATAAACATATCATACGGATCAAGGAAGAAGAACTCCGATGCCTGACGACGGTCTATGAAGATTCGGTTTTGACGTGGTGCGCCAAGGTTTCCCAGCGTATTATACTCTCCTCTCAATCCCGTGTTAAGCCCCGAGTTCATATACATATACGACAACGTATCGGGAACAGCAGGCTTGCGGTCACCGAAACGCTCATCAACCGTCCACACTTTCAGTCCACGTGGTATCTCCTTGTGCTGACTTTGTATAGAATCCGAACGTCCAGAATGGCGATTGTTCCTATAATCTTCAGCAGAGAATGTACCATCATCAACCGTAGAGGGGTCATCGCTCTGCGCCATAGCAGCATTGCCCACTAACACAAGCAGGGCAAACAAGAAGGCAAATCTCTTCATCTAACGTATAAAACGGAGTACACACTCGATAATCTTAAAGACCATCGCAGCAAGAATAATAATTATACCAACCGTAGTTGTATCGGCAAGGAGATAAACTGCCACACCTATGACTGCACCCAACATAAAGATGCCGTTAAGCCACTGACGGACTGGCAGGAACCTGTCTTTCTCTTCACGTCTGCGACGACGGTGGTCGGGACGACGCACCGTACTATTCTGTATTTCCATTTTTTATTCTTTATTATATTCAACCCAAAGGGAGAATGTACAAGCCCGTCCTGCCTATGCCAATAGGCATTATCCATGGACACACAAACCATGCTTTCCTTACAGAAAGCCATTGTTACACCCTCAGGTCTATCTGTTCGTTTCTTACTTCAAAGCCTGCACGAAGCCCTCAAAGATACTATTCTTACGGTCAACGGTAGCACGACGGAACTTTCCAGATACCGGCAAAAGACGGGTCTGCTTCTTGTTCACAGCATATTTGTCAGTAATCCACTGCTCAGCCGTAAGGTTTGACACATTACCCTGAACGTCGTAATTATAAGTCAACCGGTTCATTGTCAACGTAGCCTGCCCGTCACGACAGGTTGCCTGAAGGACATAATTGAACTGGGTAAAGTCAAGGGAAAGGAATGAAGACGAGAAGACGAGTTTTTCATGCACCGTTGCCACGATACTGTGCTCACTCTTGTTTACCAAGGCGACCTTACTCCCATCCAACTGGTTGCTGCCTTGTGTCAGTTCAGTTAGATAAGCAAAAGCCTTGTCATAAAGCTGGTCTGCCGTTGCCCCGGGAGCATCAACTGTTTCCATCCATACGACCTGTCCGCCCACTTCCGGGATAATACCTTTCTGAAGATAGAAGTCTTTATTATCTTTATTCTCCGTGCGTACCGACTTATTGGCACGTGCAGCAGCTGTGGCA
This region includes:
- the tssD gene encoding type VI secretion system tube protein TssD, whose translation is MGSFRATLELGGKEYDVLYSNYEFSRNTDSKGKPSSSISGGRVSVTVESTDDTTAIEAMLNSQFKAVEGKIVYKKTEEDAKMKEICFKNAYIVHYKETLNVENETPMTIAMTFSAETITVGNAELDNRWPRT
- a CDS encoding very short patch repair endonuclease, with translation MDTLSKQQRHNNMASIKGKNTKPEMIVRRYLWHSGFRYRVNNPRLPGHPDIVLRKYRTCIFVNGCFWHGHEGCRHYVVPKTNTDFWVRKIMRNKERDKETQQQLARMGWHCITVWECELKKDRREQTLASLAFTLNHIYLKDRSILYQVPEEETGMCIAAEPEGEY
- a CDS encoding nucleoside deaminase; the protein is MTKEELMRRAIELSAESVRNGGGPFGAVIARNGEIIAEGSNGVTIYNDPTAHAEVSTIRKACQKLNTFDLTGCEIYTSCEPCPMCFGAIYWAHLDKIYYANDRKDAAEIGFDDDFIYQEIEVKPQYRRKPSEILLRNEAIKVFEQWTAKTDKTEY
- a CDS encoding HD domain-containing protein, encoding MQQPNLEIMTFVEQQILPRYNAFGKSHGLGHVQRVIRSSLALAAVTGADVNMVYVIAAYHDLGMAGPRAIHHITSGKILIADARLRKWFSAEQIKIMKEAVEDHRASSSRTPRSIYGKIVAEADRDLEPEVVFSRAILFGIENYPEKNDEQMWERFRDHMKEKYGRAGYLKLWIPGSPNARNLEAIRKTIDNESELRKAFDRIYKQIRE
- the menA gene encoding 1,4-dihydroxy-2-naphthoate octaprenyltransferase; amino-acid sequence: MISENDNIKTNSLAAWILAARPKTLTGAMVPVMIGAAWAWKISGGENFRIVPAILCFLFAFLMQIDSNFINDYFDCVKGNDDHTTRLGPKRACSEGWITLPAMRIGLVFTSLLACLVGLPLIFFGGWKMILVGVVCVVFAFLYTTYFSYLGLGDLLVLVFFGIVPVVFTTYVILPDHSQALCLKVIMSGVICGLVIDTLLVVNNYRDRDNDKRDGKITLIVRIGEEEAEKLYTALGLMSYLQMACILFLGEKQDTLFVIFLCFIFAPYGILHYKTAMLMKKIKKGKELNLILAHTARNMLLYGIATTIAIVSS
- a CDS encoding putative porin; protein product: MKRFAFLFALLVLVGNAAMAQSDDPSTVDDGTFSAEDYRNNRHSGRSDSIQSQHKEIPRGLKVWTVDERFGDRKPAVPDTLSYMYMNSGLNTGLRGEYNTLGNLGAPRQNRIFIDRRQASEFFFLDPYDMFIVQPGDFQFTSTLSPITILSYNTAGNRNNGEDRFKALFAVNAGKKWGFGFKFDYLYGRGYYSNQSTSLFNYSMWGSYLGERYQAHLLISLNHQKVAENGGIANDAYITHPESFRDNYSEDEIPTILKQNWNRNDNQHVFFNHRYSLGFFRKVPMTEEEIKAKQFALKSQKAQEAQQAKEKARRRAKANGEQFDEEAYDKEKRSAGRPDDAAIAGDVSQVKAVADSVKASDRMTVNLEDSVQMANLKKQDALAKDSTQKWMKDEYVPVTSFIHTVRFDNYRRTYQAYNTPTDFYAQNYFNYGTAANDSIFDRTKHWSLKNTFAVALLEGFNKWAKAGLKAFVSYELRHYALPSMITPGGSTVALYNGDQTWNQHDVSVGGQLLKTQGKAFHYDISAEAWLAGNRAGQFHLDGHADLGFPLLGDTVQLAATAFLHRSAVSFYMTQFYGKHYWWDNNLDQQIHSRILGEFSLKKTRTRMRVGYDVIKNYTYFGIQNDRVKSGDNYLVQHNDLNVRQTGSPVNLLTLQLQQDFRLGILNWQNVLTLQKSSKEDILPVPTFNAYSNLFVRFKIARVLDVDLGVDGRYFTSYYAPEYIPGIGAFGIQETEASRTKIGNYPLLDAYANFRLQHTRFFIMFTHVNYDDGGKYFFTPHYPLNQRILRFGISWNFFN
- a CDS encoding DUF4468 domain-containing protein, giving the protein MKKTLIFLFMCLPMMAMAQTTLTPEQKLEQAQRQLEEAKAALEQAKAAKAKAEAEAKARKEAEAKNIEKKIAETKAEAERLAREAAAISEAASKSQASPSPKAGDSAVEGSTSDAWVVPTTPATAAARANKSVRTENKDNKDFYLQKGIIPEVGGQVVWMETVDAPGATADQLYDKAFAYLTELTQGSNQLDGSKVALVNKSEHSIVATVHEKLVFSSSFLSLDFTQFNYVLQATCRDGQATLTMNRLTYNYDVQGNVSNLTAEQWITDKYAVNKKQTRLLPVSGKFRRATVDRKNSIFEGFVQALK